The proteins below come from a single Zea mays cultivar B73 chromosome 8, Zm-B73-REFERENCE-NAM-5.0, whole genome shotgun sequence genomic window:
- the LOC100192973 gene encoding uncharacterized protein LOC100192973 (The RefSeq protein has 1 substitution compared to this genomic sequence), whose product MEAKKKPSAPAAVGAAPPPPGNGYFSTVFSAPTAGSASDAKHADLYTMLNKQSSRGQNGRDGKSHSRPTYKDGKHAHPNEPSESPYFGSSVHYGGREFYSSVLRKQPANEPHTDYKGDNPHGSATRGDWWQGSLYY is encoded by the exons ATGGAGGCGAAGAAGAAGCCGTCGGCCCCCGCCGCCGTCggagccgcgccgccgccgccgggtaaCGGGTACTTCAGCACCGTCTTCTCCGCGCCGACTGCG GGAAGCGCAAGTGACGCAAAGCATGCGGACTTGTACACGATGCTGAACAAGCAGAGCTCCAGAGGGCAGAATGGCAGAG ATGGCAAATCCCACAGCCGCCCTACTTACAAGGATGGCAAACATGCTCATCCAAATGAGCCATCAGAATCTCCTTACTTTGGCTCATCCGTGCATTACGGTGGTCGGGAGTTCTACAGCAGCGTTTTACGGAAGCAACCAGCCAATGAACCCCATACGGAT TACAAGGGGGACAACCCGGATGGCTCTGCTACCAGAGGTGATTGGTGGCAAG GTTCACTTTATTACTGA